The following proteins are encoded in a genomic region of Shinella zoogloeoides:
- a CDS encoding pseudouridine-5'-phosphate glycosidase: MTRPVSPLLPMRYSAEVAAAKERGAPIVALESTIITHGMPYPGNLDMARSVERIIREQGAVPATIAVIDGVLHIGLEDAELEALSQTKGALKVSRADIAFAIAERRTGATTVAATMIGAARAGIKVFATGGIGGVHRGAEETFDISADLEELGRTGVIVVCAGAKAILDIPKTLEVLETRGVPVVTYDSPTFPAFWSRDSGLNSPLTLNSPAAIANFQKVRDQLGIDGGMLIANPVPAADEIPRDEMEIYIARAIDNAERDEIAGKAVTPYLLDNLFHLTDGRSLKTNIALVENNARLAAEIAVALVD, translated from the coding sequence ATGACCAGACCCGTATCCCCTCTCCTGCCCATGCGCTACTCGGCCGAAGTGGCCGCCGCGAAGGAACGCGGCGCGCCCATCGTCGCCCTCGAATCGACGATCATCACGCACGGCATGCCCTATCCGGGCAATCTCGACATGGCCCGCAGCGTCGAGCGCATCATCCGTGAACAGGGCGCCGTGCCCGCCACCATCGCCGTCATCGACGGCGTGCTGCATATCGGCCTCGAAGACGCCGAACTCGAAGCGCTCTCGCAGACCAAGGGTGCACTGAAGGTCTCGCGCGCCGACATCGCCTTCGCGATCGCCGAGCGCCGCACCGGCGCCACCACCGTCGCCGCCACCATGATCGGCGCGGCGCGCGCCGGCATCAAGGTCTTCGCCACCGGCGGCATCGGCGGCGTCCACCGCGGCGCGGAAGAAACCTTCGACATCTCCGCCGACCTGGAAGAGCTGGGCCGCACCGGCGTCATCGTCGTCTGCGCCGGCGCCAAGGCGATTCTCGACATTCCGAAGACGCTGGAGGTTCTGGAAACGCGCGGCGTGCCGGTCGTGACCTATGACAGCCCGACCTTCCCGGCCTTCTGGTCGCGCGATTCGGGCCTCAACAGCCCGCTGACGCTGAACAGCCCCGCGGCCATCGCCAACTTCCAGAAGGTGCGCGACCAGCTCGGCATCGACGGCGGCATGCTGATCGCCAATCCCGTACCGGCCGCCGACGAGATCCCGCGCGACGAAATGGAAATCTACATCGCCCGCGCGATCGACAATGCCGAACGCGACGAGATCGCCGGCAAGGCCGTGACGCCGTACCTGCTCGACAACCTCTTCCACCTGACGGACGGCCGCAGCCTGAAGACGAACATCGCGCTGGTGGAAAACAATGCGCGGCTGGCGGCGGAAATCGCCGTGGCGCTGGTCGATTGA
- the cckA gene encoding cell cycle histidine kinase CckA, translating into MTTMKRPDEDNVPIVDRGLRPAVALRVVLLALVLAASAGAFILFKNQLDNEIVLGVLGVLAMAGIFFVVSALIGFIEIMPQANGSDGLARAFVDSHPDGTVVTDRKGRIVYANAAYGALTGAKGEAEVQTLETLLSRNRDATEAVYRLTNGLHEGKEGAEEFRVQKALNPSSANGSGAHWYRLKARVLPNSGNARQPLYIWQISDITSERDDQERFFKELQNAIDYLDHAPAGFFSAGRKGEIVYLNATLAEWLGIDLTKFHPGSLSIADVVAGEGLALIQSVQAEPGLKRTETLDLDLRKTNGQSLPVRIVHRVSSMRDGAPGESRTIVLAREEGSQNDQSASIASMRFTRFFNNTPMAIASVDGDGRILRTNAPFLKLFSGVVSRDDIDRGAKLETIVHETDRLRLQSALDAARDRQGDIPPLDSLHPGDDGRHFRFYVNAVIDQSDEAPEEAAIVYAVEITEQKALETQMAQTQKMNAVGTLAGGIAHDFNNVLTAILLSSDHLLLSARPSDASFADLMEIKRNANRAAVLVRQLLAFSRKQTMRPTVLNLTDVIGDLRMLVDRMTGTNVKIDVEYGRDLWPVKTDLGQFEQVLINLAVNARDAMPEGGTITFRTRNVEAEEAAARNLRDLPPGDYVEVEVADQGTGIPPEIIDKIFEPFFTTKEVGKGTGLGLSMVYGIVKQSGGYIYLDSEVGKGTTFRILMPRHTEEAVPAAETAATAQAGEQQPAAVAQAPEKEPRDLTGGSAVVLLVEDEEAVRRGGKRMLETRGYTVHEAGSGVEALDIMEELNGAVDIVVSDVVMPEMDGPSLLRELRKSYPDMKFIFVSGYAEDAFARNLPADAKFGFLPKPFSLKQLAEAVREMLDA; encoded by the coding sequence ATGACGACGATGAAGCGGCCGGACGAGGACAATGTGCCGATCGTGGACCGCGGCCTGCGGCCGGCGGTGGCGCTGCGCGTCGTGCTGCTCGCGCTCGTCCTGGCGGCATCCGCCGGGGCCTTCATCCTCTTCAAGAACCAGCTCGACAACGAGATCGTGCTCGGCGTCCTCGGCGTGCTCGCCATGGCCGGCATCTTCTTCGTCGTTTCCGCGCTGATCGGCTTCATCGAGATCATGCCGCAGGCGAACGGATCGGACGGGCTTGCGCGCGCCTTCGTCGATTCGCATCCGGACGGCACGGTCGTCACCGACCGCAAGGGCCGCATCGTCTATGCCAACGCCGCCTATGGGGCGCTGACGGGGGCGAAGGGCGAGGCGGAGGTGCAGACGCTGGAAACGCTGCTGTCGCGCAACCGCGACGCCACCGAGGCCGTCTACCGCCTGACGAACGGCCTGCACGAGGGCAAGGAAGGGGCGGAAGAATTCCGCGTCCAGAAGGCGCTCAACCCGTCTTCCGCCAACGGTTCCGGTGCCCATTGGTATCGCCTCAAGGCGCGCGTGCTGCCGAATTCCGGCAATGCCCGCCAGCCGCTCTATATCTGGCAGATCTCCGACATCACCTCCGAGCGCGACGACCAGGAGCGCTTCTTCAAGGAATTGCAGAACGCCATCGACTATCTCGACCATGCGCCGGCCGGCTTCTTCTCCGCCGGCCGCAAGGGTGAGATCGTCTATCTCAACGCCACGCTCGCCGAATGGCTCGGCATCGACCTGACGAAGTTCCATCCGGGCTCGCTTTCCATCGCCGATGTCGTGGCGGGCGAGGGGCTAGCGCTCATCCAGTCCGTGCAGGCCGAGCCGGGCCTCAAGCGCACCGAGACGCTCGACCTCGACTTGCGCAAGACCAACGGCCAGAGCCTGCCGGTGCGCATTGTGCACCGCGTCTCCTCCATGCGCGACGGCGCGCCGGGCGAGAGCCGCACCATCGTGCTGGCGCGCGAGGAGGGGAGCCAGAACGACCAGTCCGCCTCCATCGCCTCGATGCGCTTCACGCGCTTCTTCAACAACACGCCGATGGCCATCGCCTCGGTGGACGGCGACGGGCGCATCCTGCGCACCAACGCGCCGTTCCTGAAACTCTTCTCCGGCGTCGTCTCGCGCGACGATATCGACCGCGGCGCCAAGCTCGAGACCATCGTGCACGAGACGGACCGCCTGCGCCTGCAATCGGCGCTCGATGCGGCAAGGGACCGGCAAGGCGACATTCCGCCGCTCGATTCGCTGCATCCCGGCGACGACGGAAGGCATTTCCGCTTCTACGTGAACGCTGTCATCGACCAGAGCGACGAGGCCCCGGAAGAGGCCGCCATCGTCTACGCCGTCGAGATCACCGAGCAGAAGGCGCTCGAGACGCAGATGGCGCAGACGCAGAAGATGAATGCGGTCGGCACGCTCGCCGGTGGTATCGCGCACGACTTCAACAACGTGCTGACGGCGATCCTGCTGTCCTCCGACCACCTGCTGCTTTCCGCGCGCCCGTCCGATGCGAGCTTCGCCGATCTCATGGAGATCAAGCGCAACGCCAACCGCGCTGCCGTGCTGGTGCGCCAGCTTCTCGCCTTCTCGCGCAAGCAGACGATGCGGCCGACCGTCCTGAACCTCACGGACGTCATCGGCGACCTGCGCATGCTGGTCGACCGGATGACCGGCACGAACGTAAAGATCGACGTCGAATACGGCCGGGACCTCTGGCCGGTGAAGACGGATCTCGGCCAGTTCGAGCAGGTATTGATCAACCTTGCCGTCAATGCGCGCGATGCCATGCCGGAGGGCGGCACGATCACCTTCCGCACGCGCAATGTCGAGGCCGAGGAGGCCGCGGCGCGGAACCTGCGCGACCTGCCGCCCGGCGACTATGTGGAAGTCGAGGTCGCCGACCAGGGCACCGGCATTCCGCCCGAGATCATCGACAAGATCTTCGAGCCCTTCTTCACCACCAAGGAAGTCGGCAAGGGCACCGGCCTCGGCCTGTCGATGGTCTATGGCATCGTCAAGCAGTCCGGCGGCTACATCTATCTCGATTCCGAAGTCGGCAAGGGCACGACCTTCCGCATCCTCATGCCGCGCCATACCGAAGAGGCCGTGCCGGCTGCCGAGACCGCCGCGACCGCGCAGGCCGGCGAGCAGCAGCCCGCGGCCGTCGCGCAGGCGCCGGAAAAGGAACCGCGCGACCTCACCGGCGGCTCGGCCGTCGTCCTTCTCGTCGAGGACGAGGAGGCGGTGCGCCGCGGCGGCAAGCGCATGCTGGAAACGCGCGGCTACACGGTGCATGAGGCTGGTTCCGGCGTCGAGGCGCTCGACATCATGGAAGAGCTGAACGGAGCGGTCGACATCGTCGTCTCCGACGTCGTCATGCCGGAAATGGACGGCCCGTCGCTGTTGCGGGAACTACGCAAATCCTATCCGGACATGAAGTTCATCTTCGTTTCCGGCTACGCCGAGGACGCCTTCGCCCGCAACCTGCCCGCCGACGCCAAGTTCGGCTTCCTGCCGAAGCCGTTCTCGCTGAAGCAGCTCGCCGAAGCCGTGCGGGAAATGCTGGACGCATAA
- a CDS encoding flagellar biosynthetic protein FliO yields the protein MPQEILAENGMKFAIAAAVVLLGLLCLALVLWIIRGRPSSPFIRGGRNRTPRLAVLDAAAIDTRRRLVLVRRDDVEHLVMIGGPTDIVIESRIVSAAAEAAPTAEKPIEKVQRAEPAVIAQETTAKTAETPLAARSATAGVAAGAVPLAAERRPAALPEGVSAMSKVLYSGDEDAAVRALPARPVQQPAAVAQQAQTGAQQRAPERRVEEMLEQNRQRVLSPQTGATTAQATVAQTVQRPVTSAAITNPTASAADNPALVSEFEKILEAEMANNAAAAATVPARTVTQPTTNPTQTAAMIGQGQSAAKSREETEAEMARLLGEIAANRKA from the coding sequence ATGCCCCAGGAGATCCTAGCAGAGAACGGCATGAAATTCGCCATTGCCGCGGCGGTGGTGCTGCTCGGCCTTCTCTGCCTCGCGCTGGTGCTGTGGATCATCCGCGGCCGGCCCTCCTCGCCGTTCATTCGCGGCGGACGCAACCGGACGCCGCGCCTTGCCGTGCTGGACGCCGCCGCGATCGATACGCGCCGCCGCCTCGTGCTGGTGCGCCGCGACGATGTCGAGCATCTCGTCATGATCGGCGGCCCGACGGATATCGTCATCGAATCCCGCATCGTCTCCGCCGCCGCCGAAGCGGCCCCGACCGCGGAAAAGCCGATCGAGAAGGTCCAGCGCGCCGAGCCCGCCGTCATCGCGCAGGAGACAACGGCCAAGACCGCCGAGACACCGCTCGCCGCCCGCTCCGCCACGGCGGGCGTGGCCGCGGGAGCCGTTCCCCTCGCCGCCGAGCGCCGGCCGGCCGCGCTGCCGGAAGGCGTCTCGGCCATGAGCAAGGTGCTCTATTCCGGCGACGAGGATGCCGCCGTCCGCGCCCTGCCCGCGCGCCCGGTCCAGCAGCCGGCCGCCGTCGCTCAGCAGGCGCAGACCGGCGCGCAGCAGCGCGCGCCCGAGCGCCGCGTCGAGGAGATGCTGGAGCAGAACCGCCAGCGCGTTCTGTCGCCGCAGACGGGTGCAACCACGGCGCAGGCCACGGTCGCCCAGACCGTGCAGCGCCCCGTCACCAGCGCGGCGATCACCAACCCGACGGCGAGCGCCGCCGACAATCCGGCGCTGGTGAGCGAGTTCGAAAAGATCCTCGAAGCGGAAATGGCGAACAATGCCGCTGCCGCGGCGACCGTTCCGGCCCGCACCGTCACCCAGCCGACGACCAATCCCACGCAGACCGCGGCGATGATCGGCCAAGGCCAGTCCGCCGCCAAGAGCCGCGAGGAGACGGAAGCGGAAATGGCCCGCCTGCTCGGCGAGATTGCCGCGAACCGCAAGGCTTGA
- a CDS encoding VOC family protein: MFDHVKFGVSDYEASKAFFLKALAPLGVAVVSEGTPAYGVEMSSDGKVSLCLYRTEEKPALLHLAFVAERREQVDAFHRAALEAGGKDNGAPGLRPRYHANYYAAFVIGLDGHNIEAVCHAPEA, encoded by the coding sequence ATGTTCGATCATGTGAAATTCGGCGTCAGCGACTATGAGGCGAGCAAGGCCTTTTTTCTCAAGGCGCTCGCGCCGCTCGGCGTGGCCGTCGTCTCGGAAGGAACGCCGGCCTATGGCGTAGAGATGAGTTCGGACGGCAAGGTGTCGTTGTGTCTTTACCGGACAGAGGAGAAGCCGGCGCTTCTTCACCTGGCATTCGTCGCCGAGCGCCGGGAGCAGGTGGATGCCTTCCACCGTGCCGCTCTGGAAGCAGGCGGCAAGGACAATGGCGCGCCGGGCCTGCGTCCCCGCTACCATGCGAACTATTACGCGGCATTCGTCATCGGTCTCGACGGGCACAATATCGAAGCGGTTTGTCACGCGCCGGAGGCGTGA
- the dksA gene encoding RNA polymerase-binding protein DksA, with protein sequence MSEKIDLSNFVLDEGEEFMNANQRAYFRAKLNAWKNDILREARETLDHLAEESANHPDLADRASSETDRAIELRARDRQRKLISKIDAALQRLDEGTYGYCEETGEPIGLKRLDARPIATLSIEAQERHERREKVYRDE encoded by the coding sequence TTGAGTGAGAAGATCGATCTTAGCAATTTCGTCCTCGATGAGGGCGAGGAATTCATGAATGCAAACCAGCGCGCCTACTTTCGAGCGAAGTTGAACGCCTGGAAAAACGATATCCTGCGCGAAGCGCGCGAAACCCTCGATCATCTGGCGGAAGAAAGCGCCAACCACCCGGACCTCGCGGACCGGGCATCCTCGGAAACCGACCGTGCCATCGAACTTCGCGCTCGCGACCGCCAGCGCAAGCTGATCTCCAAGATCGATGCGGCGCTCCAGCGTCTCGACGAAGGCACCTATGGCTATTGCGAGGAAACCGGCGAACCGATCGGCCTCAAGCGTCTCGACGCCCGTCCGATCGCAACGCTGTCGATCGAGGCGCAGGAGCGCCATGAGCGTCGGGAGAAGGTGTATCGCGACGAGTAG
- a CDS encoding SixA phosphatase family protein, whose amino-acid sequence MASLGTPAFRLYILRHARAAWAQPGQSDFDRALDDDGFAEAEVIAEEAADQGYRPDLIISSTAVRCRQTAEPFHRAVSEELSIDYVDSLYSGTIDAYAELAFANRRESAVMVVGHNPMIEEFFHRLVGKEIAETAAPFGYPTAGLAILDFDRRPTEEDYTGACLAGFMAPRPAH is encoded by the coding sequence TTGGCATCTCTCGGCACGCCGGCCTTCCGGCTCTATATCCTTCGCCACGCCCGCGCCGCCTGGGCCCAGCCCGGCCAGTCGGATTTCGACCGGGCGCTCGACGACGACGGCTTCGCCGAAGCCGAGGTGATCGCCGAGGAAGCGGCCGACCAGGGCTACCGGCCGGACCTCATCATCTCCTCGACCGCCGTGCGCTGCCGCCAGACGGCGGAACCGTTCCACCGCGCCGTCAGCGAGGAGCTTTCCATAGACTATGTCGACTCACTCTATTCCGGCACGATCGACGCCTATGCGGAGCTCGCCTTCGCGAACCGGCGGGAAAGCGCCGTGATGGTCGTCGGCCACAATCCGATGATCGAGGAATTCTTCCATCGCCTCGTCGGCAAGGAGATCGCCGAGACCGCCGCGCCCTTCGGCTACCCGACGGCGGGCCTCGCCATCCTCGATTTCGACCGGCGCCCGACGGAAGAGGATTACACGGGCGCCTGCCTTGCCGGCTTCATGGCGCCGCGTCCGGCCCATTGA
- a CDS encoding YcjX family protein, which produces MPPSLTTFTDEARLALDALTGRATNLVSPSIRLGVTGLSRAGKTVFISSLVHNLLNGGRLPLFEAGRSGRVSKIRLEPQPDDAVPRFQYEDHIRALVADRLWPDSTRAISQLRITLDYESASGWGRLFSPGKLSIDIVDYPGEWLLDLPLLAQDFRTFSRNTVALAQSGIRAELARDWLALSGTVDPAAHAEEATARSLAEAFTAYLKACKSDERSLSTLPPGRFLMPGDLEGSPALTFAPLPNLAAGSPARGSLHAMMERRYEAYKAHVVRPFFREHFARLDRQIVLIDALQAINRGTEAVHDLERALGDVLDCFRAGANSFLSSFVTRRIDRIVIAATKADHLHHESHPRLEAITRRLVERAIERIGMSGAGIEVMALASVRATREATVKHDGEELPVIVGVPMAGERIDGEVFDGERKTAIFPGDLPKDPDSLFQALGSSPEGEAPHLLNFVRFRPPHIEETGGGLKLSVPHIRLDRALQYLIGDRLA; this is translated from the coding sequence TTGCCGCCTAGCCTGACCACCTTCACCGACGAAGCCCGGCTCGCGCTCGATGCGCTCACCGGCCGCGCCACCAATCTCGTCAGCCCGTCGATCCGGCTGGGCGTGACGGGTCTTTCGCGCGCCGGCAAGACGGTCTTTATCTCCTCCCTCGTGCACAATCTGCTGAACGGCGGACGCCTGCCGCTGTTCGAGGCCGGCCGCTCCGGCCGCGTCTCGAAGATCCGGCTGGAGCCGCAGCCGGACGACGCCGTGCCGCGCTTCCAGTACGAGGACCATATCCGCGCGCTCGTCGCCGACCGCCTCTGGCCGGACTCGACCCGCGCCATCTCACAACTCCGCATCACGCTGGATTACGAGAGCGCGTCCGGCTGGGGCCGCCTGTTCTCGCCCGGCAAGCTCTCCATCGACATCGTCGACTATCCCGGCGAATGGCTGCTGGACCTGCCGCTGCTGGCGCAGGATTTTCGCACCTTCAGCCGGAACACCGTCGCGCTCGCACAGTCCGGCATTCGCGCCGAGCTTGCCCGCGACTGGCTCGCGCTTTCCGGCACGGTCGATCCCGCCGCCCATGCGGAGGAGGCCACCGCCCGGTCGCTAGCCGAAGCCTTCACCGCCTATCTGAAAGCCTGCAAGTCCGACGAGCGCTCGCTTTCCACCCTGCCGCCCGGTCGTTTCCTGATGCCGGGGGACCTCGAAGGTTCGCCGGCGCTCACCTTCGCCCCCTTGCCGAACCTTGCCGCAGGCAGTCCCGCCAGGGGCTCGCTGCATGCGATGATGGAACGTCGCTACGAGGCCTACAAGGCCCATGTCGTGCGCCCCTTCTTCCGCGAGCATTTCGCCCGCCTCGACCGGCAGATCGTGCTGATCGACGCGCTTCAGGCGATCAATCGCGGCACTGAAGCCGTCCACGACCTGGAGCGGGCTCTCGGCGACGTGCTCGACTGCTTCCGCGCCGGCGCCAACAGCTTCCTCTCCTCCTTCGTCACGCGCCGCATCGACCGCATCGTCATCGCCGCCACCAAGGCCGACCACCTGCATCATGAAAGCCATCCGCGGCTGGAGGCCATCACGCGCCGGCTGGTCGAGCGCGCCATCGAGCGCATCGGCATGAGCGGCGCGGGCATCGAGGTCATGGCGCTCGCCTCCGTGCGCGCCACCCGCGAAGCGACCGTCAAGCACGATGGCGAGGAGCTGCCGGTCATCGTCGGGGTGCCGATGGCGGGCGAGAGGATCGACGGCGAGGTCTTCGACGGCGAACGGAAAACAGCGATATTTCCCGGGGACTTGCCGAAGGATCCGGATTCACTTTTTCAAGCGCTTGGATCGTCCCCTGAAGGCGAAGCGCCGCATCTTCTCAATTTCGTCCGCTTCCGCCCGCCGCATATCGAGGAGACCGGCGGCGGCCTGAAACTGTCGGTGCCGCATATCCGCCTCGACCGGGCGCTGCAATATCTCATCGGAGACCGGCTCGCATGA
- a CDS encoding TIGR01620 family protein has translation MTDRPRRPAAFSLPPAATAKEPERSKPRTPAAFDDAVTLTPDADDPFIATTADLPELTPPVATPRPRRLTLGRIAFGALGLLVSLAVGLWVDALIRDLFTRNDWLGYLAVAAAAVAVLALLGVVLRELIGLRRLAAVQDLKHDILAAATSPTPSVGRAIVSRLVHLLAARPQTARGRARLAETEGEIIDAAHLVDLAERELMAPLDREARALILGAAKRVSIVTAVSPRALVDLGYVVYESSRLVRGMAELYGGRPGKIGMLRLMRDVIAHLAVTGSIAMGDSLVQQVLGHGIASKLSARLGEGVINGLMTARIGIAAMDLCRPMPFRALKRPGIGDFIGDLTPGTGSSRRDEA, from the coding sequence ATGACAGACCGTCCGCGCAGGCCCGCCGCCTTCTCGCTTCCGCCCGCCGCCACGGCGAAGGAACCGGAGCGCAGCAAGCCCCGCACGCCCGCCGCCTTCGACGATGCCGTGACGCTGACGCCGGACGCGGACGATCCCTTCATCGCCACGACCGCCGACCTGCCCGAGCTGACACCGCCTGTCGCGACGCCCCGCCCGCGCCGCCTGACGCTCGGCCGCATCGCCTTCGGCGCGCTCGGCCTCCTCGTCTCGCTCGCCGTCGGCCTCTGGGTGGATGCGCTGATCCGCGATCTCTTCACCCGCAACGACTGGCTCGGCTATCTCGCGGTCGCCGCCGCCGCCGTCGCCGTGCTCGCCCTTCTCGGCGTGGTGTTGCGCGAGCTCATCGGACTGCGCCGGCTTGCCGCCGTGCAGGACCTCAAGCACGATATCCTCGCCGCCGCCACCTCCCCGACGCCGTCGGTCGGCCGCGCTATCGTCTCCCGCCTCGTCCATCTTCTCGCCGCCCGGCCGCAGACGGCCCGGGGGCGCGCAAGGCTCGCCGAGACCGAAGGAGAGATCATCGACGCCGCCCATCTCGTCGACCTTGCCGAGCGGGAGCTGATGGCTCCGCTCGACCGCGAGGCGCGGGCATTGATCCTCGGCGCCGCCAAGCGCGTCTCCATCGTCACCGCCGTCAGCCCGCGCGCGCTGGTCGATCTCGGCTATGTCGTCTACGAAAGCAGCCGGCTGGTGCGCGGCATGGCGGAACTCTATGGCGGAAGGCCGGGCAAGATCGGCATGCTGCGCCTGATGCGCGACGTCATCGCCCATCTCGCCGTCACCGGCTCCATCGCCATGGGCGACAGTCTCGTCCAGCAGGTGCTCGGCCACGGCATCGCCTCCAAGCTCTCCGCGCGGCTCGGCGAAGGCGTCATCAACGGTCTGATGACGGCACGAATCGGCATCGCCGCCATGGACCTCTGCCGGCCCATGCCCTTCCGGGCGCTGAAACGGCCCGGCATCGGCGATTTCATCGGCGACCTGACGCCGGGAACCGGGAGCAGCCGCCGCGACGAGGCGTGA
- the folK gene encoding 2-amino-4-hydroxy-6-hydroxymethyldihydropteridine diphosphokinase — protein MPSEPFRRATLGLGGNVGDPVRSMAQALRMLDARPDCRVVAVSRLYRTPPWGKTDQDWFFNACALVETMLAPEALLDACLGIERDMKRERKERWGPRTIDIDVLTYEGVSQAGGRLELPHPRMTARGFVLMPLADVAPTLDVEGRTVEAWLKEADVAGIEPASAGPDWWKA, from the coding sequence ATGCCGTCTGAGCCCTTCCGCCGGGCGACGCTCGGCCTCGGCGGCAATGTCGGCGATCCGGTGCGATCGATGGCGCAGGCGCTGCGTATGCTCGATGCGCGGCCGGACTGCCGCGTCGTTGCCGTGTCGCGGCTCTACCGCACGCCGCCCTGGGGCAAGACGGACCAGGACTGGTTCTTCAACGCCTGCGCGCTGGTGGAGACGATGCTTGCCCCGGAAGCGCTTCTCGACGCCTGTCTCGGCATCGAGCGCGACATGAAGCGCGAGCGCAAGGAGCGCTGGGGACCGCGTACCATCGATATCGATGTCCTGACCTATGAGGGCGTCTCGCAGGCCGGCGGCCGGCTGGAACTGCCGCATCCGCGCATGACGGCGCGCGGTTTCGTGCTGATGCCGCTGGCGGACGTCGCGCCGACGCTCGATGTCGAGGGACGGACCGTCGAGGCGTGGCTGAAGGAGGCGGATGTCGCGGGGATCGAGCCGGCGAGCGCCGGTCCGGACTGGTGGAAGGCCTGA
- the folB gene encoding dihydroneopterin aldolase, with product MTTTYTITLKNCAFFARHGLHDAEEFLGQRFFVDAELDVRPLRPLSDDSIESTVDYGVAFQEIEKIVTGQRRYLIEALAQEIATVLCARFPQISRARITVRKPNAPVPGVLDYVQVTVDHAV from the coding sequence ATGACCACGACTTATACGATCACGCTCAAGAACTGCGCCTTCTTCGCCCGCCACGGCCTGCACGATGCCGAGGAATTCCTGGGGCAGCGCTTCTTCGTCGATGCCGAGCTGGACGTGCGGCCGCTGCGCCCGCTTTCCGACGATTCGATCGAATCGACCGTCGATTACGGCGTCGCCTTCCAGGAGATCGAGAAGATCGTCACCGGTCAACGGCGCTACCTCATCGAGGCGCTGGCGCAGGAGATCGCCACCGTTCTCTGTGCGCGCTTCCCGCAGATCTCCCGCGCGCGCATCACCGTGCGCAAGCCGAACGCGCCGGTGCCCGGCGTGCTCGATTATGTCCAGGTGACGGTCGATCATGCCGTCTGA
- the folP gene encoding dihydropteroate synthase, whose product MFSPFEPFRWALAHGRHLELGPRGILMAIVNVTPDSFSDGGKFDSADAAVAQAILCLEQGAEIIDIGGESTRPGAATVTAAEEQDRILPVIEALAGTTDAILSVDTYRAETARLAVAAGAHIVNDVHGLQREPDIACVAAETGAGLCIMHTGRDRQKLPDVVEDQYLFLGRSLKIAREAGVAREAMVLDPGFGFAKDTDENIELMARFGALFGFELPILAGTSRKRFVGAVTGREAAERDAGTAATTALLRVAGAAVFRVHDVAINRDALAMADAMLDAGRKVKAREARAGEPTGQDRP is encoded by the coding sequence ATGTTCTCGCCGTTCGAACCCTTCCGCTGGGCGCTTGCGCACGGTCGGCATCTGGAACTCGGCCCGCGTGGCATTCTGATGGCGATCGTCAACGTTACCCCCGATTCCTTTTCCGACGGCGGAAAGTTCGACAGCGCGGATGCCGCGGTGGCGCAGGCGATCCTCTGTCTGGAGCAGGGCGCCGAAATCATCGATATCGGCGGGGAATCGACGCGGCCCGGCGCCGCGACGGTGACGGCCGCCGAGGAGCAGGACCGGATCCTGCCCGTCATCGAGGCGCTTGCCGGCACCACGGACGCCATTCTCTCCGTCGATACCTACCGCGCCGAAACCGCCCGGCTCGCCGTTGCCGCCGGCGCGCATATCGTCAACGACGTGCACGGGCTGCAGCGCGAGCCCGATATCGCGTGCGTGGCGGCGGAGACCGGGGCGGGGCTGTGCATCATGCATACCGGTCGCGACCGGCAGAAGCTCCCCGACGTCGTGGAGGACCAGTATCTCTTCCTCGGCCGTTCGCTGAAGATCGCGCGGGAGGCCGGTGTCGCCCGCGAGGCCATGGTGCTCGATCCCGGCTTCGGCTTTGCCAAGGATACCGACGAGAATATCGAGCTCATGGCGCGTTTCGGCGCGCTTTTCGGTTTCGAACTGCCCATTCTCGCCGGCACGTCGCGAAAGCGCTTCGTCGGTGCGGTCACCGGCCGCGAGGCGGCGGAGCGGGATGCGGGCACGGCCGCGACGACGGCGCTGCTGCGTGTCGCCGGCGCGGCGGTCTTCAGGGTGCACGATGTCGCAATCAACAGGGATGCGCTTGCCATGGCGGATGCTATGCTCGACGCAGGGCGCAAGGTGAAGGCGCGCGAGGCGCGCGCCGGAGAGCCAACCGGACAGGATAGACCATGA